A window of the Leptolyngbya subtilissima AS-A7 genome harbors these coding sequences:
- a CDS encoding EAL domain-containing protein: protein MTHPMIELPGYRLLDQLYVGVKSLVYRGRCLADGQMVVIKVLRSERPTPDELMQFRHQFAIARSLHTPNVVRPYELLPYRQSYALILEDFGGISLKQWMGQRRDEGKGKLELLECLEIAQQLTDILKHLNDQGIIHKDIKPSNLLIHPETRQVKLTDFSLASRLPREAILGQRHSMLEGTLAYISPEQTGRINRGVDYRTDYYSLGITLYELLTGRVPFTADTLIGLVYCHIAKAPPPIASVNPSVPAVVAAIVSRLMAKNPEDRYQSAAGLHHDLTRCRHQLEQTGHIVAFVLGQRDRSRRFLISEKLYGREEAVAAVLATFERVSTAEATGSELVLVAGYSGVGKTAVVNEVQRPIARQQGYFIQGKFDQFKRNTPFAGFLTALQGLMQQLLSEPEAQLQAWRTGILAALGANGQLLIDVIPGLEQIIGPQPPVVELSGQSAQHRFNQLFQNFVQVFAAPQHPLVMFLDDLQWADLASLQLMNLLLGDLQCPHLLLIGAYRDNEVSPAHPLMLTLDTLRQSGTTINTITLEPLSAASVNQLVADTLVCPVLLAQPLADLVYQKTGGNPFFATQFLQVLHQEGTIVFDPVQGAWQCDLGQARRAAISEDVVAFMAQQLQKLGPSTQEMLKLAACIGNPFNLGTLALVSELPETDVAIALWSALELGLVLPQSEIYTLLEPEGSLEPALLPLDRPELSYRFLHDRIQQAAYSLIPTDQRSQTHLTIGQLLWHKSSPAQREEQLFTIVNHLNEGQALLIAAAEREQLAQLNLQAGRRAKTATAYSAALDYLRQGIALLPANTWGQQYDLTLALHQEITEVAYLCTDFEQVEYWAGLTVRHAYNLLDQLPVYEMRLLADRAQGNYLAAVRTGLQVLRILGVDFAEQPTPAEVQQALADTRQLWAGQDPLSLLALPKMAAGQRLAAMQIMTKLTAPTYRALPALMPLLMAKQVEFSIRYGNSPISIFAYAGYGMALCTMGEIDLGYGFGQLALRLLEQLGATTSESRAGYLVHNFICHWRDPLRQSLPAFVQAYQSGLATGDLECVVLNAQAYGHYAYFAGQPLEDLAAEMAAYRQTLRQLKQVSLKCLEIVQQTVLNLLGEGESPWCLSGSVYEAETSVRFHLEHSDRTSLFHYHFNQTVLYYLFGQIEQAAQQSDQVATYLDGGRAQFSFALYAFYDALIQLALWDQPADQPAWWQRIQQQQEKLAQWADSAPSNHRHRWQLVEAEIARVEGRYLEAMEAYDGAIASAKTHGFIQDEGLANELAARFYLAWGRDKLAQPYLHAAYHAYAHWGAKAKTRQLEALYPEVLAMSTLAAPGVLSTSDEISSCTSDTAALDLAAVVQASLAISQELRPDQLIVTLMQLVLENAGAERGALVLRQADQLVVVAHCLSGETCRVDLVPLQISRHLPVSLIHFVDRTAAPLVIDDMRVEPRFAADPYLVQHSPKSVLGLPLIQKNQAMGVLYLENTLTTGAFTRDRIQVLDILCAQAAISFENANLYQNLELSNRTLQQSLENLQKTQTQLIQATDKLQHDALYDGLTNLPNRACFLNLLKHAIQISVQYPERLYAVLFMDLDRFKNINDSLGHLVGDEFLKLASQRLQHCVGAAAVVARFGGDEFAILLENLVHPDDALAIAQRIQDQFSLAFQVSDYEVFSTASTGITYSTLNYRVATHVLRDADIALYQAKAKGRNQYVVFDPAMQTQITQRLQLESDLRRAIEAQEFCLYYQPIVSLATGQVRGFEALVRWQHPTRGLISPLEFIPVAEETGLIGPIGWWVLETACQQLMHWQAASPGVLLTMNVNLSAMQLKQPELIERLEVVLQTTQIPRQCLKLEITESCILDTFTCEAQSLKRLKALGVRLCIDDFGTGYSSLSRLHEFPIDTLKIDRSFVQRLSPTGSDAQTSLETVQMILTLAQSLNIDVVAEGIETATELDILKALGCESGQGYWFAPPLVIEAAAQWLHPVKGE from the coding sequence TTGACTCATCCGATGATTGAGCTGCCTGGATACCGACTCTTAGATCAGCTATACGTCGGGGTTAAGAGTCTAGTCTACCGTGGGCGCTGTCTGGCCGATGGCCAAATGGTAGTGATCAAGGTCTTGCGCAGCGAGCGGCCAACGCCGGATGAGCTGATGCAGTTTCGGCATCAGTTTGCGATCGCCCGCAGCCTGCATACACCCAACGTTGTGCGGCCCTACGAGCTGCTGCCCTACCGCCAGAGCTACGCGCTGATTTTAGAAGATTTCGGCGGCATTTCCCTCAAGCAGTGGATGGGGCAACGCCGGGACGAGGGCAAGGGCAAACTGGAGCTGCTGGAGTGTCTCGAAATTGCCCAGCAGCTCACCGATATCCTGAAGCATCTGAACGACCAGGGCATCATTCACAAAGACATCAAACCCAGCAATCTGCTGATCCATCCCGAAACCCGCCAGGTGAAGCTGACCGACTTTAGTCTCGCTTCGCGCCTGCCGCGCGAGGCGATTTTGGGGCAGCGCCACAGCATGTTAGAGGGCACCCTGGCCTACATTTCGCCTGAGCAGACTGGGCGCATCAATCGCGGCGTCGACTACCGCACCGACTACTACTCCCTCGGCATCACCCTCTACGAACTGCTGACCGGACGCGTGCCCTTTACCGCCGATACTCTGATAGGCCTGGTGTATTGCCACATCGCTAAGGCACCGCCGCCGATCGCTAGCGTGAACCCGAGCGTACCGGCGGTGGTGGCGGCCATAGTTAGCCGGCTGATGGCAAAAAATCCGGAGGATCGTTATCAGAGTGCAGCGGGCCTACACCACGACCTCACACGGTGCCGCCACCAGCTAGAGCAGACGGGGCACATTGTCGCTTTTGTGCTCGGGCAGCGCGATCGCAGCCGTCGTTTTCTAATTTCTGAGAAGCTCTACGGCCGGGAGGAAGCAGTGGCGGCGGTGCTGGCCACCTTTGAGCGTGTCAGTACGGCTGAAGCGACCGGCAGCGAGCTGGTGCTGGTCGCGGGCTACTCGGGGGTGGGCAAAACGGCGGTGGTCAATGAAGTGCAGCGGCCGATCGCCCGCCAGCAGGGCTACTTCATTCAGGGCAAGTTCGATCAGTTTAAGCGCAACACCCCCTTTGCGGGCTTCTTGACCGCCCTGCAAGGGCTGATGCAGCAGTTGCTCAGCGAACCTGAGGCCCAGCTTCAGGCTTGGCGCACCGGCATTTTGGCCGCCCTAGGTGCCAACGGCCAGCTGCTGATTGACGTCATTCCTGGGCTAGAGCAAATCATCGGACCCCAGCCGCCCGTGGTAGAGCTCTCCGGCCAGTCGGCACAGCATCGCTTTAACCAGCTATTTCAAAACTTTGTTCAGGTGTTCGCCGCGCCCCAGCATCCCCTGGTGATGTTTTTAGACGATTTGCAGTGGGCCGATCTGGCCTCGCTCCAGCTGATGAACCTGCTGCTCGGCGACCTCCAGTGCCCTCACCTGCTGCTGATTGGGGCTTACCGCGACAACGAGGTGAGCCCGGCCCACCCACTGATGCTAACCCTAGACACCCTGCGCCAGAGCGGGACCACCATCAATACCATTACCCTGGAGCCGTTATCGGCCGCCAGCGTCAATCAGCTGGTGGCTGACACCCTGGTCTGCCCAGTGCTTTTGGCCCAGCCCCTGGCCGATTTGGTCTACCAAAAGACCGGCGGTAACCCGTTTTTTGCCACCCAATTTTTGCAGGTCCTGCACCAGGAGGGCACCATTGTTTTTGACCCGGTGCAGGGGGCCTGGCAGTGCGATCTGGGGCAGGCCCGCCGCGCGGCCATAAGCGAGGATGTGGTGGCGTTTATGGCCCAGCAGCTGCAAAAGCTGGGGCCTTCTACCCAGGAAATGCTGAAGCTGGCAGCCTGCATTGGCAACCCGTTTAATTTGGGTACGCTGGCGCTGGTGTCGGAGCTGCCCGAAACCGACGTGGCGATCGCCCTCTGGAGCGCTTTAGAACTGGGGCTAGTGCTGCCCCAAAGCGAGATCTACACCCTGCTAGAGCCAGAAGGTAGCCTAGAGCCGGCCCTGCTGCCCTTAGACAGACCAGAGCTAAGCTACCGGTTTCTGCACGATCGCATTCAGCAGGCTGCCTATTCGCTGATTCCAACCGACCAGCGCTCCCAGACCCACCTCACCATCGGCCAGCTGCTGTGGCACAAATCGTCCCCGGCCCAGCGCGAGGAGCAGCTGTTTACCATCGTCAACCACCTCAACGAGGGGCAGGCGCTGCTGATCGCCGCCGCCGAACGGGAACAGCTAGCTCAGCTCAATTTGCAGGCGGGCCGCAGGGCTAAAACGGCCACAGCCTACTCGGCAGCGCTGGACTATCTGCGTCAGGGCATCGCCCTACTGCCGGCTAACACCTGGGGGCAGCAGTATGACTTGACCCTGGCCCTGCACCAAGAGATTACCGAAGTCGCCTACCTCTGCACCGACTTTGAGCAGGTGGAGTATTGGGCTGGCCTCACCGTCCGCCACGCCTATAACCTGCTCGATCAGCTGCCCGTTTATGAGATGCGGCTGCTGGCCGATCGCGCCCAGGGTAATTACCTGGCTGCGGTGCGCACCGGGCTGCAGGTGCTGCGCATCTTGGGGGTTGACTTTGCAGAACAGCCCACTCCGGCTGAGGTGCAGCAGGCCCTAGCCGATACGCGCCAGCTCTGGGCTGGGCAAGACCCCCTTAGCCTGCTGGCCCTGCCCAAGATGGCGGCAGGGCAGCGGCTGGCGGCCATGCAGATTATGACCAAGCTCACTGCTCCCACCTATCGGGCGCTACCGGCCCTGATGCCCCTGCTGATGGCCAAGCAGGTCGAGTTTTCCATCCGCTATGGCAACAGCCCGATCTCAATTTTTGCCTACGCGGGCTATGGCATGGCGCTGTGTACCATGGGCGAAATCGATCTGGGCTATGGGTTTGGCCAGCTGGCGCTGCGGCTGCTAGAGCAGCTGGGGGCCACCACCAGCGAGAGCCGGGCCGGGTATCTGGTACACAACTTCATCTGCCACTGGCGCGACCCTCTGCGGCAGAGCCTGCCCGCCTTTGTGCAGGCCTACCAAAGCGGGCTAGCGACGGGCGATTTGGAATGTGTGGTGCTCAACGCCCAGGCCTATGGCCACTATGCCTATTTTGCCGGGCAGCCCCTGGAGGATTTGGCGGCGGAGATGGCTGCCTACCGCCAGACCCTGCGTCAGCTCAAGCAGGTGTCGCTGAAGTGTTTAGAAATCGTGCAGCAGACGGTGCTTAACCTGCTGGGGGAAGGGGAAAGTCCCTGGTGCTTGAGCGGGTCGGTGTATGAGGCGGAAACGTCGGTGCGGTTTCACCTGGAGCACAGCGATCGCACCTCCCTTTTCCATTACCACTTCAACCAGACGGTGCTCTACTACCTGTTTGGGCAGATTGAGCAGGCGGCCCAGCAATCCGATCAGGTGGCCACCTATTTAGATGGGGGGCGAGCCCAGTTTTCCTTTGCTCTCTACGCCTTCTACGATGCTCTGATTCAGCTGGCGCTCTGGGATCAGCCCGCTGACCAGCCCGCCTGGTGGCAGCGCATTCAGCAGCAGCAGGAAAAGCTGGCCCAGTGGGCCGACTCTGCGCCCAGCAACCACCGCCACCGCTGGCAGCTGGTTGAAGCCGAAATTGCCCGGGTCGAAGGACGATATCTAGAGGCGATGGAAGCTTACGATGGGGCGATCGCCTCCGCCAAAACCCACGGCTTCATTCAAGATGAGGGGCTGGCGAACGAACTAGCGGCTCGGTTCTATCTCGCCTGGGGGCGAGACAAATTGGCCCAGCCCTACCTCCATGCCGCCTACCACGCCTATGCTCACTGGGGGGCAAAGGCCAAAACCCGACAGCTCGAAGCTCTCTACCCCGAGGTGTTGGCCATGTCGACGCTAGCAGCGCCAGGGGTGCTCAGCACCAGCGATGAGATCAGCAGCTGCACTAGCGACACCGCCGCCCTCGATTTGGCCGCTGTCGTCCAGGCGTCCCTGGCCATTTCCCAAGAGCTGCGCCCCGATCAGCTGATCGTCACCCTGATGCAGCTGGTGCTAGAAAATGCCGGGGCCGAACGCGGGGCCTTAGTTTTGCGCCAGGCCGACCAACTCGTGGTGGTGGCCCACTGCCTCAGCGGCGAAACCTGCCGGGTGGATCTGGTGCCGCTGCAAATCAGCCGCCACCTGCCGGTGAGCCTGATTCACTTTGTCGATCGCACTGCCGCCCCTCTAGTGATTGACGATATGCGCGTCGAGCCGCGCTTTGCCGCTGACCCTTACCTGGTGCAACACTCGCCCAAATCGGTGCTGGGGCTGCCGTTAATTCAAAAAAACCAGGCGATGGGTGTGCTCTACCTGGAGAACACTCTGACCACGGGAGCGTTCACCCGCGATCGCATCCAGGTGTTAGACATTCTCTGCGCCCAGGCTGCTATTTCCTTTGAAAATGCCAATCTCTACCAAAATCTGGAACTGAGCAACCGAACGCTGCAGCAGTCGCTAGAGAATCTGCAAAAAACCCAAACGCAGCTGATCCAAGCCACCGATAAGCTCCAGCACGACGCCCTCTACGACGGCCTTACCAACCTGCCCAATCGCGCCTGTTTCCTCAATCTGCTCAAGCACGCCATTCAAATCAGCGTCCAATACCCTGAGCGCCTTTACGCGGTGCTGTTTATGGATCTCGATCGGTTCAAAAACATCAACGACAGTCTGGGCCATTTGGTCGGCGACGAGTTTCTCAAGTTGGCCAGCCAACGGCTGCAACACTGCGTCGGTGCCGCCGCCGTTGTAGCGCGGTTTGGCGGCGACGAATTTGCCATCTTGCTCGAAAACTTGGTGCACCCTGACGATGCCCTGGCGATCGCCCAGCGCATTCAAGACCAATTTTCGCTAGCCTTTCAGGTGAGCGATTACGAAGTCTTTTCTACCGCCAGCACCGGCATTACCTACAGCACCCTTAACTATCGGGTGGCCACCCACGTGCTGCGCGATGCCGACATTGCCCTCTACCAGGCCAAAGCCAAGGGCAGAAATCAGTACGTGGTGTTTGACCCCGCCATGCAAACCCAGATCACCCAGCGGCTCCAGCTGGAGAGCGACCTGCGGCGCGCCATTGAGGCCCAAGAATTTTGTCTCTACTACCAGCCGATAGTTTCTCTAGCTACCGGCCAGGTACGTGGCTTTGAAGCCCTAGTGCGCTGGCAACACCCCACTCGCGGGCTAATTTCTCCCCTAGAGTTTATTCCGGTGGCCGAAGAAACTGGGCTGATTGGCCCGATCGGCTGGTGGGTGCTCGAAACCGCCTGTCAACAGCTCATGCATTGGCAGGCGGCCTCCCCCGGGGTGCTGCTGACCATGAATGTCAACCTGTCCGCCATGCAGCTAAAGCAGCCTGAACTGATCGAGCGGCTAGAGGTGGTGCTCCAGACCACCCAAATTCCCCGGCAGTGTCTCAAACTAGAGATTACCGAAAGCTGCATCCTCGACACCTTCACCTGCGAAGCTCAGTCACTCAAGCGGCTGAAGGCCCTGGGCGTGCGGCTCTGCATCGACGACTTCGGCACGGGCTATTCGTCCCTCAGCCGCCTGCACGAGTTTCCCATCGACACCCTCAAAATTGACCGCTCCTTTGTGCAGCGCCTCAGCCCTACCGGGTCAGACGCCCAAACTTCCCTAGAGACGGTGCAGATGATTCTCACCCTGGCCCAAAGCCTAAATATAGACGTGGTTGCCGAAGGCATTGAAACCGCCACCGAACTCGACATTCTCAAAGCTCTGGGGTGTGAATCTGGCCAGGGCTATTGGTTTGCCCCGCCCCTGGTCATAGAGGCCGCTGCGCAGTGGCTGCACCCGGTAAAGGGAGAGTAA
- the shc gene encoding squalene--hopene cyclase: protein MQTQEPQQLTGIDSAIAAAQNYLLALQHPDGYWWAELESNVTITAEIVLLHKIWGTDSARPLAKAEHYLRSHQRDHGGWELFYGDSGDLSTSVEAYMALRVLGVPASDPALLKAKDFILKRGGISKTRIFTKLHLALIGCYDWRGLPSLPAWVMLLESPSPFTIYELSSWARGSTVPLLVVFDQKPVYKIEPAINLDELYAEGIANVRWELPKAGDWSDIFIWLDGAFKFAESINFTPFRDEGLRKAEQWILERQEATGDWGGIIPAMLNSMLALRCLGYDVNDPVVRRGLRAIDNFAVETDDTYWVQACVSPVWDTALGMRSLTDSGLAPNHPSLVRAGEWLLEKQILDYGDWIVKNPQGKPGGWAFEFENRFYPDVDDTAVVAMALQDVTLPDEALKREAIARAVRWVATMQCKTGGWAAFDINNDQDWINAVPYGDLKAMIDPSTADITARVLEMHGRLCREPGLAARYASDLSAQRLERGLTFLLNEQEADGSWFGRWGVNYLYGTSGALSALALTAPERCQGAIARGANWLISCQNPDGGWGETCRSYDDPTLKGQGPSTPSQTAWALLGLLDAGSSSAAAESAIEKGIHYLVETQTPEGTWDEQEFTGTGFPRHFYIRYHLYRHHFPLMALGRYQLSYVPGA from the coding sequence ATGCAGACGCAAGAACCGCAGCAGCTAACTGGGATTGATTCAGCGATTGCCGCTGCGCAAAATTACCTGCTAGCCCTACAGCATCCTGACGGCTATTGGTGGGCAGAGCTGGAGTCCAATGTCACCATCACCGCCGAAATCGTTCTGCTGCACAAGATTTGGGGCACCGATAGCGCTCGCCCCCTAGCTAAGGCAGAACACTATTTGCGATCGCACCAGCGCGACCACGGCGGGTGGGAACTGTTCTATGGCGACAGCGGCGACCTGAGCACCTCCGTCGAAGCCTACATGGCGCTACGGGTGCTGGGGGTGCCCGCCAGCGATCCGGCTCTGCTAAAGGCGAAAGACTTTATTCTCAAGCGCGGCGGCATCAGCAAAACCCGCATCTTCACCAAGCTGCACCTGGCCCTAATCGGCTGCTACGATTGGCGCGGCCTGCCCTCGCTACCCGCCTGGGTGATGCTGCTAGAGTCACCCTCGCCCTTCACCATCTACGAACTGTCGAGTTGGGCCAGGGGCAGCACAGTGCCGCTGCTAGTTGTCTTTGACCAAAAGCCGGTCTACAAAATTGAGCCCGCCATCAACTTAGATGAACTCTACGCCGAGGGCATCGCCAACGTGCGTTGGGAACTACCCAAGGCTGGGGACTGGAGCGACATTTTTATCTGGCTCGACGGCGCATTTAAGTTTGCCGAGTCGATTAATTTCACCCCGTTTCGCGACGAGGGCCTGCGCAAAGCCGAGCAGTGGATCTTGGAGCGACAGGAGGCAACCGGCGACTGGGGCGGCATTATCCCCGCCATGCTGAACTCGATGCTGGCCCTGCGCTGCTTGGGCTACGACGTGAACGATCCGGTGGTGCGACGCGGCCTGCGGGCGATCGACAACTTCGCCGTTGAGACCGACGACACCTACTGGGTGCAGGCCTGCGTCTCCCCGGTCTGGGACACGGCGCTGGGAATGCGATCGCTCACCGACTCGGGCCTGGCCCCCAACCATCCCAGCCTGGTGCGGGCAGGCGAATGGCTGCTGGAAAAGCAAATTCTCGACTACGGCGACTGGATCGTCAAAAATCCTCAGGGCAAACCGGGGGGCTGGGCCTTTGAGTTTGAGAACCGCTTTTACCCCGACGTTGACGACACGGCAGTGGTCGCAATGGCCCTACAAGATGTCACCCTGCCCGATGAGGCGCTGAAGCGCGAGGCGATCGCTCGGGCCGTGCGCTGGGTGGCCACCATGCAGTGCAAAACCGGGGGCTGGGCCGCCTTCGACATCAACAACGATCAGGATTGGATCAACGCCGTTCCCTACGGCGATCTCAAGGCCATGATCGATCCCAGCACCGCCGACATCACCGCCCGAGTGCTGGAGATGCACGGTCGCCTCTGCCGCGAACCCGGCCTCGCGGCCCGCTACGCCAGCGACCTCAGCGCCCAACGACTGGAACGGGGCCTCACCTTTCTGCTCAATGAACAGGAGGCCGACGGCAGCTGGTTTGGCCGCTGGGGCGTCAACTACCTCTACGGTACCAGCGGCGCGCTGTCGGCCCTGGCTTTGACCGCGCCAGAACGCTGTCAGGGGGCGATCGCCCGCGGAGCAAACTGGCTCATCAGCTGCCAAAACCCCGACGGTGGCTGGGGCGAAACCTGCCGCAGCTACGACGACCCCACCCTCAAAGGCCAGGGGCCGAGCACACCGTCTCAAACCGCCTGGGCGCTGCTGGGGCTGCTCGACGCCGGTAGTTCTAGTGCTGCTGCCGAGTCGGCGATCGAGAAAGGCATTCACTATCTGGTTGAGACTCAGACTCCTGAGGGTACGTGGGACGAGCAGGAGTTTACCGGCACCGGCTTCCCGCGCCACTTTTATATTCGCTATCACCTTTACCGCCACCATTTTCCGCTGATGGCGTTGGGTCGCTATCAGCTCAGCTATGTCCCTGGGGCTTAA
- a CDS encoding glycosyltransferase, whose protein sequence is MAILALSLTSLALLIWIGMLLFWGQFWRADQRLDAESLAPLATWPQVAVVIPARNEADLIGVAVRSHLSQTYPGNLQVVLVDDQSTDGTAAVARESATAVNQCDRLTVLSGAALPAGWTGKLWAMEQGFRYLSSQPTPPDYVLFTDADIEHDASSLQQLVTKAECDRLDLVSLMVQLRCESFWERLLIPAFIFFFQLLYPFPWVNNPKKQTAAAAGGCALIRFSALQRINGLQAIRQALIDDCALGAAVKANGPIWLGLSTTIHSLRPYPNLHSIWTMITRSAYTQLNYSPWLLIGTVFGMLLVYLVAPLGVVLGLIWGDPALALMGLAGWLLMALAYWPTLKLYGGQRSLALALPLIALLYTMMTLDSARRHWAGQGGAWKGRVYSDLG, encoded by the coding sequence ATGGCAATCTTAGCGTTGAGCCTGACAAGTCTAGCGCTCCTAATCTGGATTGGGATGCTGTTGTTTTGGGGCCAGTTTTGGCGGGCTGACCAGCGGCTTGATGCCGAGAGTCTAGCGCCACTGGCGACTTGGCCCCAGGTCGCGGTGGTAATTCCAGCCCGCAACGAGGCGGATCTGATCGGGGTAGCAGTGCGATCGCATCTCAGCCAAACCTATCCCGGCAACCTGCAAGTCGTGCTGGTAGATGACCAGAGCACGGATGGCACGGCGGCGGTGGCGCGGGAAAGTGCGACTGCGGTAAACCAGTGCGATCGCCTCACAGTGCTCTCAGGCGCAGCCCTCCCCGCTGGCTGGACGGGCAAGCTCTGGGCGATGGAGCAAGGCTTTCGCTACCTGTCATCGCAGCCTACCCCGCCCGACTACGTGCTGTTTACCGATGCCGATATTGAGCATGATGCCTCCAGCTTGCAACAGCTGGTGACAAAGGCCGAGTGCGATCGGCTCGACCTGGTGTCACTGATGGTGCAGCTCCGCTGTGAGAGCTTTTGGGAACGGCTGCTGATTCCGGCGTTTATCTTCTTTTTTCAGCTGCTCTACCCTTTCCCCTGGGTGAATAATCCTAAAAAACAGACGGCCGCGGCAGCGGGAGGTTGCGCCCTGATCCGCTTCAGCGCCCTTCAGCGCATCAACGGGCTACAGGCCATTCGCCAAGCGCTGATTGACGACTGTGCTCTGGGGGCGGCGGTCAAAGCCAACGGCCCGATCTGGCTCGGCCTCAGCACCACTATCCACAGCCTGCGCCCCTACCCCAATCTGCATAGCATCTGGACCATGATCACCCGTAGCGCTTACACCCAGCTCAACTACTCGCCGTGGTTGCTGATCGGTACGGTCTTTGGCATGCTGCTGGTCTATCTGGTCGCTCCCCTAGGGGTAGTTTTGGGATTGATTTGGGGCGACCCCGCCCTGGCGCTGATGGGGCTAGCGGGCTGGCTGCTGATGGCTCTAGCCTACTGGCCAACGCTGAAGCTCTACGGCGGCCAGCGATCGCTGGCGCTGGCGCTGCCGTTGATTGCCTTGCTCTACACGATGATGACCTTAGATTCGGCGCGGCGGCACTGGGCCGGGCAGGGCGGTGCCTGGAAAGGACGGGTTTATAGCGATCTAGGGTAG
- a CDS encoding Uma2 family endonuclease, translated as MKTLAKWSVDDYHQMIQAGILQARRVELLKGEIVETSPETPIHYTTAKQGAKYLETLLTGKAEVRFNGPVTLGDSEPEPDIAIVRLPESTYRDRHPHPEDIFWLIEVANTSLKQDLDIKAAVYATAGIPEYWVVNLVTIQITIFQQPVAGQYRQQITVQDGNITPLAFNNVAISVKKLLAQTNT; from the coding sequence ATGAAAACCCTTGCTAAATGGTCTGTAGACGACTATCACCAGATGATTCAGGCAGGCATTCTCCAGGCCCGTCGCGTCGAGTTGCTGAAAGGAGAGATTGTTGAGACAAGTCCAGAAACCCCAATTCACTACACAACCGCAAAGCAGGGGGCCAAATACCTAGAAACGCTGCTGACAGGAAAGGCCGAGGTTCGCTTCAACGGACCTGTTACCTTAGGAGATTCTGAGCCAGAGCCCGATATTGCCATTGTTCGCCTGCCTGAATCGACCTACCGCGATCGCCATCCCCACCCTGAGGATATTTTTTGGCTGATCGAAGTCGCCAATACCAGTCTCAAGCAAGATTTGGACATAAAAGCGGCTGTTTATGCCACCGCTGGGATTCCAGAATACTGGGTTGTGAATTTAGTAACGATACAGATCACAATCTTTCAGCAACCAGTGGCAGGACAATACAGACAGCAAATAACCGTGCAAGACGGCAACATCACGCCGCTGGCTTTTAACAATGTAGCCATCTCCGTTAAAAAGCTCCTGGCCCAAACAAACACTTGA